One window of Acidobacteriota bacterium genomic DNA carries:
- a CDS encoding sigma 54-interacting transcriptional regulator, with product MFVAFGAAPFAGSDVTMPFRLLLHLDRRIVRRPLLAGPYELGSGSLRSGPGGVGVDVQVRHPSVSRRHALLVVEDGTVRVEDLGSRNGTWVDGRRIHEAVMVEPGMEVRFGSVQGELEAATEEDLEAAVDLSLPPAARSDSGATAAKPLDERADASSTEQADRTGGTHAPTTASLAPAQAFFTTELPELLATLAGKNRLQAAQAVGAALFRRLPCTELEIAEVVGERPALLFSGRRDLDDEEAREDALLPVEVRRGGLRVRAGFLQAGVARSCGAVLETALHLLHLCGEDLRRPPEPRARKLDAGEEAPLPEPPTLEPAVQEIYRQARRVARGEVGVLIRGESGTGKEVLARFLHAASRRAQGPFVTLNCAALPGDLLESELFGIERGVATGVEARPGKFEAADGGTLFLDEIGDMAVTTQAKILRVLQEGEVHRLGGTVARPARARILAATHQDLESMLAAGGFRADLYHRIAGWEVTLPPLRRRRRDIPNLAAYFLQQEAQKAGVRPAGISRAAVQALLAYSWPGNIRQLATEIARAALFLGDDELLDTALLQPHIASSSGAATGTGLKATLETVEREEIQLALEATGGSVPQAAERLDVAVSTLYRRMKALGLSADDSEES from the coding sequence ATGTTCGTCGCCTTCGGGGCCGCCCCGTTTGCGGGCTCCGACGTGACCATGCCATTCCGCCTTCTCCTCCACCTCGACCGCCGCATCGTCCGCCGTCCTCTGCTCGCCGGTCCCTACGAGCTCGGCTCCGGGAGCCTGCGCTCGGGGCCCGGTGGCGTGGGGGTGGACGTGCAGGTGCGGCACCCCAGCGTCTCCCGACGCCACGCATTGCTGGTAGTGGAGGACGGCACGGTGCGGGTGGAGGATCTGGGCTCGCGCAACGGCACCTGGGTGGACGGCCGGCGAATCCACGAGGCGGTGATGGTGGAGCCCGGGATGGAGGTCCGCTTCGGGTCGGTCCAGGGGGAGCTGGAGGCCGCCACGGAGGAAGATCTCGAGGCGGCGGTGGATCTCTCCCTGCCGCCGGCGGCCCGTTCCGATTCCGGAGCTACGGCGGCGAAGCCGCTCGATGAGCGAGCCGATGCGTCGTCCACCGAACAGGCAGATCGAACCGGCGGCACCCACGCCCCCACCACCGCCTCTCTGGCCCCGGCCCAGGCCTTCTTCACCACCGAGCTGCCGGAGTTGCTGGCGACGCTGGCGGGCAAGAACCGCCTGCAGGCAGCCCAGGCGGTGGGAGCGGCCCTCTTCCGCCGGCTGCCCTGCACCGAGCTGGAAATCGCCGAGGTGGTGGGAGAGCGCCCGGCCCTCCTCTTCTCCGGCCGCCGGGACCTAGACGACGAAGAGGCACGGGAAGACGCCCTGTTACCAGTCGAGGTCCGGCGCGGAGGGCTTCGGGTGCGGGCGGGTTTCCTCCAAGCCGGGGTCGCCCGCAGCTGCGGGGCCGTGCTGGAGACAGCCCTGCACTTGCTCCACCTCTGCGGCGAAGATCTCCGGCGACCGCCGGAGCCAAGAGCCCGAAAGCTCGACGCCGGTGAGGAGGCTCCCCTCCCAGAACCGCCGACCCTGGAACCGGCGGTGCAGGAGATCTACCGCCAAGCCCGCCGCGTCGCCCGCGGCGAGGTGGGGGTGTTGATTCGCGGTGAGTCCGGCACCGGCAAGGAAGTCCTGGCGCGCTTCCTCCACGCCGCCTCCCGGCGCGCCCAGGGCCCGTTCGTCACCCTCAACTGCGCCGCTCTCCCCGGGGATCTGCTGGAATCCGAGCTCTTCGGCATCGAGCGCGGGGTGGCCACCGGCGTCGAGGCTCGGCCGGGGAAATTCGAAGCCGCCGACGGCGGCACCCTCTTCCTGGACGAGATCGGCGACATGGCGGTGACCACCCAGGCGAAGATCTTGCGGGTGCTTCAGGAGGGGGAAGTGCACCGTCTCGGCGGCACCGTGGCCCGGCCGGCGAGGGCGCGGATCCTCGCCGCCACCCACCAGGACCTAGAGTCCATGCTCGCCGCCGGGGGCTTCCGCGCCGATCTCTACCACCGCATCGCCGGCTGGGAAGTGACCCTGCCGCCGCTGCGCCGCCGCCGCCGGGACATCCCCAATCTCGCCGCCTACTTCCTGCAACAAGAAGCGCAGAAAGCCGGCGTGCGGCCGGCGGGTATTTCCCGCGCCGCCGTCCAGGCCCTCCTGGCCTACTCCTGGCCCGGCAATATCCGCCAGCTGGCGACAGAGATCGCCCGCGCCGCCCTCTTCCTCGGGGACGATGAGCTCCTCGACACCGCCCTCCTGCAGCCGCACATCGCCAGCAGCTCCGGGGCCGCTACCGGCACGGGGTTGAAGGCGACGCTGGAGACGGTGGAGCGGGAGGAGATCCAGCTCGCTCTGGAGGCCACCGGAGGCAGCGTGCCCCAGGCCGCCGAGCGGCTGGACGTGGCGGTGTCGACGCTCTATCGGCGCATGAAGGCTCTAGGTCTGAGCGCCGACGATTCTGAAGAAAGTTAG